GGCTGGCCGATGTCGAAGCAGTCCATGTCGATGAAGGTGCGCCACTCCGCCGCGCCGGTGAGGCATTCACCGCCCGCGATGGGGAGGGTAGTCGCTGCGCAGAGTTCCGCATAACCCCAGGGGTTCGTATAGTGCAGCGGTTCCTCAAAGAAAACGAGGTTGTACGGTTCGAGCGCCCGGCACACCGCGATGGCCGTCTCCACGCTCCAATGGCCCGTGGGCGCATTCCCCATGTGGGCGTCCATCATGACGCCGATATCCGGGCCCACGTGCATCCGGATGTATTCCAGCTTCGCCACTTCAAAGGCTGCGGCTGCCGCAGGCTCGCTCTCGATTGCAAAGCCGTGGTCGGCGTGAAAACTGCCCGCGCCGACCTTGAAGCCCCGAAAGCCCAAGGCCAGGTAGTGGTCCATCTTGCGTGAAAGTTTGTCCAGAGGATAATTGCTCGAACCGCCCGTCGCGTAGGCCGCGAGTCGCGTGTGCTTCGCGCCACCGAGGAGCGCGTGGACGGGTTTACCTTCAAGCTTTCCTTTGAGGTCCCAAAGCGCGGCTTCGATGCCGTTCAACACGATGAGGCCCAGCCCCACGCGGCACCAGAAGTTCCCGCAGTGGTACATGCGCTCCCA
The nucleotide sequence above comes from Candidatus Hydrogenedentota bacterium. Encoded proteins:
- a CDS encoding mandelate racemase/muconate lactonizing enzyme family protein, whose amino-acid sequence is MKITDVKTILLTGPCTHDPFLSETRKLRSAAFIEIHTDAGHIGVGETYGGYFAPESVPSIVEFFKPILVGQNVDDIPDLWERMYHCGNFWCRVGLGLIVLNGIEAALWDLKGKLEGKPVHALLGGAKHTRLAAYATGGSSNYPLDKLSRKMDHYLALGFRGFKVGAGSFHADHGFAIESEPAAAAAFEVAKLEYIRMHVGPDIGVMMDAHMGNAPTGHWSVETAIAVCRALEPYNLVFFEEPLHYTNPWGYAELCAATTLPIAGGECLTGAAEWRTFIDMDCFDIGQPDASFTGGLLVVVEVAAMLAARNRSIATHAWGAGGSLMQNVHAAFACANTCIVEVPPDYGPLHSEVVGDSFQMKDGFVLPPEAPGLGIVLSEATKARYPFKPGSGEFNSVPGKSLEEMDDLLTR